Genomic DNA from Candidatus Kaiserbacteria bacterium:
ATTCTGTGGTTTCCTCAACAAAAGGTCTGAGCCTTCTACGTAAATTTCGCAGCGCACCTGCTTCTGGATCTTCAGGATTATCACAATACAAAGAAAGATCAGCCGCCCCAACTGTATGACCAAGCCTTTTTTCCAAAAGATAGAGATGCGTTGGGTCGCATTTCCAGAGCATTTGTAAAAGCATAAAGACAAAAAAGTCAAAACTCTTCCTTATCTCTTCGTACTGTACAGGGTTCTTCTCCTTAAATTCTGAATAGAAGCGATCCACTCCGTCAGAGTCAGAAATCCAAAGATCTTCGAGCGTTGCCAGAGGATGATCATCTGCAAAACCTTTTTCTCTTGCAAAGCGCCCGATTGCGTCATTCTGATCATTATAAAGCTTAAAGAGTAAATCGATAATGTGCTCGCATTGCTTACACATATTCTCGATTTCATCCGCTTCTGAAAAGAGGTGATGAACCTTTGCAAGACATTCTTGTACCGCAGTCGTAGCCATTGCTTAGTCTCCTAAAAAAATCTATGTAACGAACACTTCCACTCGATAATAGTATGACAAGTTTTTAATTTGTAAAGGGGTTACTTTGAGACATTTTAATTTCGCGCCCGAGGTCGGACCTCGTGAATACTCCCCCTACGCCACATACGGCACAAAAATAAGTATTCCTATTACGAGTGCAGTGATGGCGGCTATAAGCACGGCGCCGGCGGCTACGTCTTTGGTGTCTTTGGCGTAGGGGTGGTAATTAGGCGAGGTGAGATTAATATCAATTTCAATTGCGGTATTAAAGGCCTCTGCAGTGAGTACAAATCCGCCTGCAAGGATGAGGAGTATCCATTCGGTCTTCATAATCCCAAAATAGAAGCCAAGCCCCAACGCAATACTAAAAACGACCACATGCACCCACGCATTGGGTGTTGTCTTCATCAAAAGCCAAATACCTCGCAATGCATACGTAAAACTCTTTGCGCGTTGCACTACAAAAAATTCCTCTGGTGTATCGAGTGGTTCTTTCATAGTAAAAGCATAACATGCTTTGATTTTCTAGGGTTACCCCAGGAAACCCTAGGAAAACAAGACTGTAATCAAAACAGTTATTCCCTAGGGGAACCCTAGGGAATACAGTCCGCGCGAAGCGCGGACTGTATTGTGTACCAAGGTGTCGCCTTGCTGCTATAGCTCCTCTATTTATGTCTACTCAGTAGTGAACTCTCGTACCGCTCCGCATGAGAGGGTGCTGTCGTCATCCTCGTCTTCATACTCAACACAGAGTGCAAAAAAGATATCTGTATTGTCGTTTAGACCAGAGATGTCCTCACTCAGTTCATCGAAGTCATCTACATCAGAGTCGACAAGCACCTTTTGAAGGTCATCTCCATCCTCATCCACGTCGTCGTATGAGTCAAAGTCGTCTTCAACATCTGAGACAGCGTCCTCATCCTCTCCATACACAAAGAATGCACGCCCGTTGTCGAAGTCATTCATGTCGACTGTTCCTCGCAGTTCTGCGCTTTCATCATCAATATCAGTTGCACTCCGTGTTGTAACTACCGGTTCATCATCGTCATTGTTGTTGTCGTCTCGATCTCCGTCCGTAGTAAAGTTGTTTGTTGTGCCGTAGTCCCTATCGCCATCTTCATCGACTGCTACTGCTCGATAGTAGTAGCGCGTGTCTTCACTCAGATCATCCACTTCTACTTCTATAGTGTCGCCGTCGTCATTGTCATCGAGATTCTCTCGCGAAGTCTTGAGTGAGAGATTACCTGACGAGCGCCCATACTCAAAGTAGAGCTCCGCTTCGTCTTCATTATTCATATCGACGATTGCACGCAGTGTTGCACTATTTTCATCTACATCCGTTGCGCTCTGTGTTCGTACGTCTACATCGCTATCATTATTGTTATCACTGTCGCTTGAGGAATACCTGTGTTGCTGATAACTCGCAAGAATCATCATGAGTTGATGGATCTGCGCTCTGAGGTATTCGGTATTGTTGTCCCCTCGGTATGAACGATTCCACTCCCAATTATTACGATACTCATATCTATTTTCATTTTGCTCAGAAGAAGAGACACATGCACCGTTGGGGTTATAGTAACTGTTCCAACTGCACGCCGCCTCTGCTGTTTGTGGTGCTCCTACAAATCCGCACGAGAGTATTGCAACAAAAAATGTACTTACAATGAGAAAGTTTTTCATAAAATACTTATTTATGATTAATACTCTTAGTATACGCTTGAATTCACTCTTGTGTATAGACGATGTACAGTTTGTGTCACGTAATTTTCATTCCCATATCACGCACTCCGAAGCACCTTTCAGCCTTTGGTTATGTATGACCGCATGCTATACATACATGATAATGAAAATCGTACCCACACATCCCATGAAGCGGCTTTCTGACATAACGGTAAGCCTTTTGCTTCTCATGCTCCTTTCTCCGCTTATTATACTTTTTCTCGTTCTTATATTCAGTGAGCACTGCATTCGTATGCGACCATTTGACCCACTTTTTTATTCAGAGGAACGATGGTCAGGGGGGAAACTCTTTACTCTCTTCAAATTCAATATCTTTAAGCAGGAGGTGATTGATGGTATGCGTGCACGTTCAGAGTTCATATATACAAAAACACTCGAGCGCGATGGCTCCCTAATATTAATAGGTTGGATACTCAAGCAAATCTACTTAGATGAACTACCGCAACTGTGGAATGTACTTATGGGGGACATGAGTATCGTCGGTCCCCGACCTGTAAATGTTGAAGTGCACAGGGTGCTTGCGCAGAATGGTTTTTGTGAGAAGGACAGAATACGTGCTGGCATGACCGGACACTATCAGGCCACTCATAAATTAGAGCGTAGTGGAGGAAGCCAAGAAGCGCTTGATCACTACTACATCGAATTTTGCGCACATAATCCTTGGTATAAGGTGTTACTTTTCGATGTACAAATTATGCTTCGTACCCTAAGGGTGCTTTTTTATGCACGAGGCATATAATCAGTGCATGAATACCCTATCCACGAGAGAAGTGCTCACAGAGAAAGCCACAAAAAATGTACGTGACATGGTTACGGTGGCGCTTCTTCATACACATCCACATAAAGCGCTCGTCGTGTATGACACCGAGAATGAACTTTCAGAGATCATTACTGATGCATACAGAAATGTGCTCCCTGATGCGCAGTTTATCGATTTTAATACGCACACCAAAGATGAAATCATAGCCCTCTTTGATGCGCTTGCCCCGCGTGATTTGGTGATACTTATTCAATCCACAGACTTCCGTCTCAACGAGTTTCGTATTCGTATTCAACTCTTTCAGCGCAAACTAAAAGTGATTGATCATCTCCACTTGTATCGCAATACTCCTGACTCATGGGAGACATACATTAATGCGCTTGCATACGACCCAGAGTGGTATCGCGGTGTAGGACGCAGACTGCAGGAAAAACTTGCAAATACCAACACATTGCGTTTCATCGGTACTGGTGTAGAACTTGTGGTGACGGGAGGGCTTGAGATTCCAAAAGTAAACATTGGTGATTATACAGGTATGGAAAATATCGGCGGCACCTTTCCTATTGGTGAAGTGTTTACCGAGGCAGTGAATTTGAGCGCGATGGATGGTTCACTCATGGTGTACGCGTATGCAGACACCGACTACCACACCGGTATGCACGAGCCCTTTCGCATAGACATACAGGATGGGCTCGTTACAGGATGGAGCGACAATACTCCTGACTCTTTTGTGAAGATTGTAGAGTTGGTAAAAAGAAATGAGCGACCCATACTGCGCGAGATTGGCTTTGGGCTGAACCGTGCAATTACTCGTGAGCACTACTTGAAAGACATCACTGCGTTTGAGCGTATTTTTGGGTTTCACTTCTCTCTCGGTGAAAAGCATACTGTCTATAAAAAGCAAGGGATAACTGCAGACAAAACACGTTTCCACGTAGATATATTTCCTTTGATTGAACAGGTATATGCTGACGATGTATGTATTTTTGATAACAATCAGTTCACGAGTGTGCTTTTGGAGTCGTAAGTATCTTTATTTTTATGAACCCCCCCGTACGAAGCAAAGCTTCTTACGGGGGCACTTTAGAATCATTCTTCTTCGTCCACATCATCCTCAAAATCAAATTGCTCTCCTAGCTCCTCAAGTGCATCAGTGATAACTTCCACTTCCTTATCTGAAATCAGCCCTGCAGCAAGTTTTGATAGCACATCATGGATCTCGTTTGGTGCATATC
This window encodes:
- a CDS encoding diacylglycerol kinase family protein, which gives rise to MKEPLDTPEEFFVVQRAKSFTYALRGIWLLMKTTPNAWVHVVVFSIALGLGFYFGIMKTEWILLILAGGFVLTAEAFNTAIEIDINLTSPNYHPYAKDTKDVAAGAVLIAAITALVIGILIFVPYVA
- a CDS encoding fibronectin type III domain-containing protein, producing the protein MKNFLIVSTFFVAILSCGFVGAPQTAEAACSWNSYYNPNGACVSSSEQNENRYEYRNNWEWNRSYRGDNNTEYLRAQIHQLMMILASYQQHRYSSSDSDNNNDSDVDVRTQSATDVDENSATLRAIVDMNNEDEAELYFEYGRSSGNLSLKTSRENLDDNDDGDTIEVEVDDLSEDTRYYYRAVAVDEDGDRDYGTTNNFTTDGDRDDNNNDDDEPVVTTRSATDIDDESAELRGTVDMNDFDNGRAFFVYGEDEDAVSDVEDDFDSYDDVDEDGDDLQKVLVDSDVDDFDELSEDISGLNDNTDIFFALCVEYEDEDDDSTLSCGAVREFTTE
- a CDS encoding sugar transferase; protein product: MKIVPTHPMKRLSDITVSLLLLMLLSPLIILFLVLIFSEHCIRMRPFDPLFYSEERWSGGKLFTLFKFNIFKQEVIDGMRARSEFIYTKTLERDGSLILIGWILKQIYLDELPQLWNVLMGDMSIVGPRPVNVEVHRVLAQNGFCEKDRIRAGMTGHYQATHKLERSGGSQEALDHYYIEFCAHNPWYKVLLFDVQIMLRTLRVLFYARGI